The Dehalogenimonas sp. THU2 genome includes a region encoding these proteins:
- the argJ gene encoding bifunctional glutamate N-acetyltransferase/amino-acid acetyltransferase ArgJ: MISRFKVIPGGSVTSAAGFSAGVVAAGIKSALNAPDLALVISDRPANAAAVFTLNQFRAAPVVLSEEHLRFGQARAIIVNAGCANAGTGKTGYENARTMTELAADRFELDSVTVLVASTGVIGVQLPMEKVKAGIKKLIPSGDGGAGFARAIMTTDLVPKEIAVRSPEYGFTVGGCAKGSGMIHPDMATMLAFITTDVSIDGKMLRDELHKAVDKSFNVISVDGDTSTNDSVFLLANGASGIELKDGDGAYHAFVHTLEYVCIHLAKAIARDGEGATKLIELTVTGAYSVADARKVIRTVLSSPLVKTAVYGADPNWGRIVAAAGRSGAYFELEKVSLTFGGICVLAGGTPQPFDKKEASTRLRQSDVFIELDLGLGQASATGWGCDMSEEYIRINADYTT; this comes from the coding sequence ATGATTTCTAGATTTAAGGTAATTCCCGGTGGGTCTGTCACCTCTGCTGCCGGTTTCAGCGCAGGGGTAGTTGCCGCGGGTATAAAAAGCGCTTTAAACGCTCCTGATCTGGCGCTCGTCATCTCCGATCGGCCGGCTAACGCCGCGGCCGTTTTTACCCTCAACCAGTTTCGGGCGGCGCCGGTGGTTTTGTCGGAGGAACATCTACGGTTCGGGCAGGCGCGCGCTATCATCGTCAACGCCGGTTGCGCCAATGCCGGTACCGGGAAGACAGGATACGAGAACGCCCGGACGATGACTGAACTTGCCGCCGACCGATTTGAGCTTGATTCCGTAACAGTCCTCGTCGCCAGCACCGGCGTCATCGGCGTCCAATTGCCCATGGAGAAAGTCAAAGCCGGCATCAAGAAGTTGATCCCGTCCGGCGATGGCGGAGCCGGTTTCGCCAGGGCGATCATGACCACCGACCTGGTGCCCAAAGAGATAGCCGTGCGCTCTCCGGAGTACGGTTTTACCGTCGGCGGCTGCGCTAAGGGCTCCGGGATGATCCATCCGGATATGGCCACTATGCTTGCTTTTATTACCACTGACGTGAGCATCGACGGGAAAATGCTGCGGGACGAACTCCACAAAGCGGTTGATAAGTCATTCAATGTCATTTCTGTCGATGGTGATACCTCTACCAACGACAGCGTCTTTCTATTGGCGAACGGCGCATCCGGGATTGAATTGAAAGATGGGGATGGCGCTTATCACGCGTTTGTTCATACGCTTGAATATGTCTGCATTCACCTGGCGAAAGCTATCGCCCGAGATGGCGAAGGCGCCACCAAGCTCATAGAATTGACTGTAACCGGTGCGTATTCGGTAGCGGATGCTCGCAAGGTTATCAGGACGGTACTGTCTTCTCCTCTGGTTAAAACAGCAGTTTACGGCGCCGATCCTAATTGGGGACGGATCGTGGCGGCGGCCGGTCGCAGTGGAGCGTATTTCGAACTCGAAAAGGTGAGTTTGACGTTCGGTGGGATCTGCGTATTGGCCGGTGGAACACCGCAGCCGTTTGATAAAAAGGAAGCCTCGACACGATTACGGCAGTCTGATGTTTTCATTGAACTCGATCTGGGACTGGGGCAAGCATCAGCAACCGGTTGGGGCTGCG